The Arachis hypogaea cultivar Tifrunner chromosome 19, arahy.Tifrunner.gnm2.J5K5, whole genome shotgun sequence genome has a window encoding:
- the LOC112775089 gene encoding cysteine-rich receptor-like protein kinase 46 has protein sequence MANKFLPLITTTTIIIIILSWLCGIHCEYDRSRKGELIHRSCSYTNMTDQYLLLKYQENYWNMVNEMKNDMGRSKFSVREVGDPPYRIHVFSQCRFDLSASECVKCFKSLQSVFPSCLPAKGARTFSSDGCFMRYDNYSFFRESVTPYYLRGCSGEKAKDEKGFVGLAVNVINKMAFEAPKKDGYTAIEGRRQGSNLVVYGAATCWKTLSEDLCAACLSNAASTAISCLPSTQVHVINTGCILRYADYDFIIVDLKNKQREILMKCTAILLGAIAICSLLIVVAHHGTKNVDKLWGIPILRTGLEMNPSRVKLSSWFMQFEYSTLERATNVFNEFHKLGEGGYGEVYKGTLQDGREIAIKRFFLSGKQGKQQVHNEIDVYSKAQHKNLVRFLGCCFTSTESYLVFEFLANKSLNCILFDPEKKKQLDWPKRQGIILGVADGLEHLHSNSEGPIIHRDIKAGNILLDLKYRPKISDFGLAKLKSYDSTSIVGTLGYMAPEYLAGCPITEKVDVYSFGILVLEIISGVENAKFESNEETFETLVSHAWKHFKSNTTSKIIDESMENQDVEEIARVIHVGLLCTQELPYLRPSMTEVVAMLRQKDVVMPVPSKPPFMVDSLEFPQETESSWESKGSDDSESTVPLNFGERSV, from the exons ATGGCCAACAAGTTTCTGCcattaataacaacaacaacaatcattattattattctttcatGGCTTTGTGGAATCCATTGCGAATATGATAGGTCCCGCAAGGGTGAACTCATACATCGCTCATGCAGCTACACCAACATGACAGACCAATATTTGTTATTGAAATATCAAGAGAATTATTGGAATATGGTGAATGAGATGAAAAATGACATGGGTCGATCCAAGTTTTCGGTTAGGGAAGTTGGTGACCCACCATATCGCATACACGTGTTCTCACAATGTAGGTTTGATCTTTCTGCTTCTGAATGCGTGAAGTGCTTCAAATCCCTTCAAAGCGTTTTTCCAAGTTGCTTGCCTGCCAAGGGTGCTCGAACCTTTTCAAGTGATGGCTGTTTTATGCGCTATGATAATTATAGCTTTTTTCGAGAGAGCGTTACCCCTTATTATTTGAGG GGATGTAGTGGTGAGAAAGCAAAAGATGAAAAAGGATTTGTTGGTTTGGCAGTAAATGTAATAAATAAAATGGCATTCGAGGCACCCAAAAAGGATGGCTACACAGCCATAGAAGGACGGCGTCAAGGTTCGAATCTCGTCGTCTATGGTGCGGCCACTTGCTGGAAAACATTGAGCGAGGATTTGTGTGCTGCTTGCCTATCAAATGCTGCTAGCACCGCCATATCATGTTTGCCATCAACACAGGTCCATGTTATCAACACTGGATGCATTTTGCGTTATGCTGATTATGACTTCATTATTGTTGACTTGAAAAACAAACAAAGAG AAATTTTGATGAAATGCACAGCAATTCTTCTTGGTGCAATTGCTATTTGTTCATTGCTTATTGTAGTTGCACACCATGGGACTAAAAATGTTGACAAACTCTGGGGTATTCCAATTTTACGAACAG GACTAGAGATGAACCCAAGTAGAGTAAAATTAAGCTCATGGTTCATGCAGTTCGAGTACTCGACATTAGAGAGAGCAACCAATGTTTTCAATGAATTCCATAAACTTGGTGAAGGGGGATATGGTGAAGTTTACAAG GGAACCTTACAAGATGGAAGAGAAATAGCGATAAAGCGTTTCTTTTTGAGTGGAAAGCAGGGAAAGCAACAAGTTCACAATGAAATTGATGTATATAGCAAAGCTCAACACAAGAATCTAGTTCGGTTCCTTGGTTGCTGCTTCACCTCCACAGAAAGCTATCTGGTTTTTGAATTCCTTGCAAACAAAAGCCTTAACTGCATCttgtttg ATCCGGAGAAGAAGAAACAGTTGGATTGGCCAAAGAGGCAGGGTATAATCCTTGGCGTAGCTGATGGATTGGAACATCTGCATAGCAATTCTGAAGGGCCAATAATTCATAGAGACATCAAAGCCGGAAACATTTTATTAGACTTGAAATATAGACCAAAGATCTCTGATTTTGGCTTAGCAAAGTTGAAGTCCTATGACTCTACATCTATTGTAGGCACATT GGGGTATATGGCACCGGAATATCTTGCTGGTTGTCCCATAACAGAGAAAGTAGACGTTTACAGCTTTGGAATATTAGTGCTTGAAATTATCAGTGGAGTGGAGAATGCAAAATTTGAGTCTAATGAAGAAACATTTGAGACTCTTGTTTCTCAT GCATGGAAGCATTTCAAATCAAACACTACGTCAAAAATTATTGATGAAAGCATGGAAAATCAAGATGTTGAAGAAATTGCAAGAGTTATCCATGTGGGACTTCTGTGTACACAAGAGTTGCCGTATCTGCGTCCCAGCATGACAGAGGTGGTAGCAATGCTTAGACAGAAAGATGTTGTAATGCCAGTACCTTCCAAACCTCCTTTCATGGTTGATTCTTTGGAATTTCCACAAGAAACAGAATCTAGTTGGGAATCGAAAGGTTCAGATGATTCAGAATCGACAGTACCTTTAAATTTTGGAGAAAGAAGTGTGTaa
- the LOC112776266 gene encoding peptide deformylase 1B, chloroplastic/mitochondrial isoform X2, translating into MASAQFLRSNHLHIHGGFTSALPAIPPFSRNHLTSLDQVYFSTNRSLPPLCAVSKIGFSAAKDEAASSGDIQFEAPLKIVEYPDPKLRAKNKRIVSFDDNLKSLAREMFDVMYKTDGIGLSAPQVGINVQLMVFNPVGEPGEGEEIVLVNPRVSKYSKKLSIFNEGCLSFPGIYADVKRPESVKIDARDVNGNRFSFSLDGLPARVFQHEFDHLQGILFFERMTEEVLGNIREQLQALEMKYEQLTGVPSPEKIQNRRERRNAVGFGKS; encoded by the exons ATGGCTTCAGCGCAGTTTCTCCGCTCAAATCACCTTCATATTCATGGTGGTTTTACCTCTGCGCTTCCCGCCATTCCACCCTTCTCACGCAACCATCTCACCTCGCTCGACCAGGTTTACTTCTCTACGAACCGGTCCTTGCCTCCTCTGTGTGCGGTGTCCAAGATTGGTTTCTCAGCAGCAAAAGATGAAGCCGCTTCTT CTGGTGATATTCAATTCGAGGCACCACTGAAAATTGTAGAATATCCAGACCCGAAATTGAGGGCAAAAAATAAACGCATAGTTAGCTTCGATGATAATCTGAAGAGTCTCGCCCGCGAGATGTTTGATGTAATGTACAA aaccgatGGTATTGGTCTCTCAGCACCCCAAGTTGGAATTAATGTTCAGCTTATGGTATTCAATCCAGTGGGTGAACCTGGGGAAGGAGAGGAAATTGTTCTTGTAAATCCAAGAGTTAGCAAATACTCAAAGAAACTGTCAATTTTTAATGAAGGGTGTCTATCATTTCCTGGAATATATGCTGATGTGAAG CGACCTGAATCAGTGAAGATTGATGCACGTGATGTAAATGGAAATAGATTTTCATTCTCGTTGGATGGGCTTCCTGCTCGAGTATTCCAGCATGAGTTTGATCATCTGCAG GGGATTCTTTTCTTTGAGAGAATGACTGAAGAAGTTCTTGGTAATATCCGTGAACAGCTACAG GCCTTGGAAATGAAGTATGAACAACTGACTGGAGTACCAAGCCCTGAAAAGATACAAAACAGGAGGGAAAGAAGGAATGCTGTTGGTTTTGGGAAATCATGA
- the LOC112779262 gene encoding aquaporin NIP6-1 yields the protein MENHTNEEIPSAPSTPATPGTPGAPLFRGFRSTNNNGGGLSRKSLLKNCKCFSVEEWTIEDGALPKVSCSLPPPPVPLARKVGAEFIGTFILMFAGTAAAIVNEKTNGSETLIGCAAVTGLAVMVIILSTGHISGAHLNPAVTISFAALKHFPWRNVPMYIGAQILASVCAAFALKGVYHPFMGGGVTVPSGGYGQAFALEFIISFNLMFVVTAVATDTRAVGELAGIAVGATVMLNILIAGPASGGSMNPVRTLGPAIAANNYKAIWIYLIAPILGALGGAGAYSAVKLPNEDENPELKAPSNHGSFRR from the exons atggAGAATCATACTAACGAAGAAATTCCATCAGCACCATCAACACCAGCCACACCAGGGACTCCAGGTGCACCTCTCTTCAGAGGTTTCAGATCcaccaacaataatggtggaggtCTTAGTAGAAAATCACTCCTCAAGAACTGCAAGTGTTTCAGCGTTGAAGAATGGACCATTGAAGATGGTGCTTTACCCAAAGTCTCTTGCTCTTTGCCACCTCCTCCTGTTCCTCTTGCCAGAAAG GTGGGAGCTGAGTTCATCGGAACGTTCATTCTAATGTTCGCCGGAACAGCGGCGGCGATAGTAAACGAGAAGACAAATGGATCCGAGACTCTAATTGGCTGTGCTGCCGTCACTGGCCTTGCTGTTATGGTGATCATCCTCTCCACCGGACATATATCCGGTGCTCATCTTAACCCTGCTGTCACCatctcctttgccgctttgaaGCACTTCCCATGGAGGAAT GTGCCAATGTATATTGGAGCACAGATATTGGCATCAGTGTGTGCGGCATTTGCACTGAAGGGAGTGTATCATCCATTCATGGGGGGAGGAGTGACGGTTCCTTCAGGAGGATATGGCCAAGCTTTTGCTTTAGAATTCATCATCAGCTTCAATCTCATGTTTGTTGTCACTGCTGTCGCCACCGACACTAGAGCT GTTGGAGAGTTAGCGGGAATCGCGGTGGGAGCCACTGTCATGCTCAACATACTCATAGCCGG GCCAGCATCAGGGGGATCAATGAACCCAGTAAGAACATTAGGTCCAGCAATTGCAGCAAATAATTACAAAGCAATTTGGATTTATTTGATCGCTCCAATTCTTGGTGCACTTGGTGGTGCTGGTGCTTATTCTGCTGTTAAACTTCCTAATGAAGATGAAAACCCTGAACTCAAGGCTCCTTCAAATCATGGAAGCTTCAGAAGGTGa
- the LOC112776266 gene encoding peptide deformylase 1B, chloroplastic/mitochondrial isoform X1, translating into MASAQFLRSNHLHIHGGFTSALPAIPPFSRNHLTSLDQVYFSTNRSLPPLCAVSKIGFSAAKDEAASSGDIQFEAPLKIVEYPDPKLRAKNKRIVSFDDNLKSLAREMFDVMYNIHFHRTDGIGLSAPQVGINVQLMVFNPVGEPGEGEEIVLVNPRVSKYSKKLSIFNEGCLSFPGIYADVKRPESVKIDARDVNGNRFSFSLDGLPARVFQHEFDHLQGILFFERMTEEVLGNIREQLQALEMKYEQLTGVPSPEKIQNRRERRNAVGFGKS; encoded by the exons ATGGCTTCAGCGCAGTTTCTCCGCTCAAATCACCTTCATATTCATGGTGGTTTTACCTCTGCGCTTCCCGCCATTCCACCCTTCTCACGCAACCATCTCACCTCGCTCGACCAGGTTTACTTCTCTACGAACCGGTCCTTGCCTCCTCTGTGTGCGGTGTCCAAGATTGGTTTCTCAGCAGCAAAAGATGAAGCCGCTTCTT CTGGTGATATTCAATTCGAGGCACCACTGAAAATTGTAGAATATCCAGACCCGAAATTGAGGGCAAAAAATAAACGCATAGTTAGCTTCGATGATAATCTGAAGAGTCTCGCCCGCGAGATGTTTGATGTAATGTACAA CattcatttccacagaaccgatGGTATTGGTCTCTCAGCACCCCAAGTTGGAATTAATGTTCAGCTTATGGTATTCAATCCAGTGGGTGAACCTGGGGAAGGAGAGGAAATTGTTCTTGTAAATCCAAGAGTTAGCAAATACTCAAAGAAACTGTCAATTTTTAATGAAGGGTGTCTATCATTTCCTGGAATATATGCTGATGTGAAG CGACCTGAATCAGTGAAGATTGATGCACGTGATGTAAATGGAAATAGATTTTCATTCTCGTTGGATGGGCTTCCTGCTCGAGTATTCCAGCATGAGTTTGATCATCTGCAG GGGATTCTTTTCTTTGAGAGAATGACTGAAGAAGTTCTTGGTAATATCCGTGAACAGCTACAG GCCTTGGAAATGAAGTATGAACAACTGACTGGAGTACCAAGCCCTGAAAAGATACAAAACAGGAGGGAAAGAAGGAATGCTGTTGGTTTTGGGAAATCATGA